The following coding sequences lie in one Streptomyces sp. NBC_00510 genomic window:
- a CDS encoding ABC transporter permease, giving the protein MLAYIIRRLFAVVVMLLVITLVTFGIFFLIPKWVGVDPATYFIGKQADPASLEGIRKKMGLDDPILVQFGKFLWGLFAGRDYANGADVTHCPAPCFGYSFRNEQAIWPVLTDRLPVTLQLAAGACVIWVIVGVGTGVVSALKRGSVLDRSLMTVALAGVSLPIYFTGMIALAVVVYGLGWIDGQYVPFGDSPSGWFGGMLLPWVTLAFLYAAMYARMTRATMLEIMGEDYIRTARAKGLREPVVIGKHAMRSTMTPVLTILGMDLGALVGGAILTETTFSLPGIGQAAVKAISDKDFPLILGVTLIAAVAVVVANLLVDLLYAVVDPRVRLS; this is encoded by the coding sequence GTGCTTGCATACATCATCCGGCGACTGTTCGCTGTCGTCGTCATGTTGCTGGTCATCACGTTGGTGACCTTCGGGATCTTCTTCCTGATCCCCAAATGGGTCGGAGTCGACCCCGCCACCTACTTCATCGGGAAGCAGGCGGATCCGGCCTCCCTCGAGGGCATTCGGAAGAAGATGGGCCTCGACGATCCCATCCTCGTGCAGTTCGGCAAGTTCCTGTGGGGGCTGTTCGCCGGGCGTGACTACGCCAACGGCGCGGACGTCACGCACTGCCCCGCCCCTTGCTTCGGCTACTCCTTCCGCAACGAGCAGGCGATCTGGCCGGTCCTGACGGACCGTCTCCCGGTGACCCTGCAGCTGGCCGCCGGCGCCTGCGTCATCTGGGTGATCGTCGGCGTCGGCACCGGTGTCGTCTCCGCCCTCAAGCGCGGCTCCGTACTGGACCGCTCCCTGATGACGGTGGCGCTCGCCGGCGTCTCGCTCCCCATCTACTTCACCGGCATGATCGCCCTCGCGGTGGTCGTCTACGGGCTCGGATGGATCGACGGCCAGTACGTGCCGTTCGGTGATTCACCATCCGGCTGGTTCGGCGGCATGCTCCTGCCCTGGGTCACGCTCGCCTTCCTCTACGCCGCCATGTACGCCCGGATGACCCGGGCCACCATGCTCGAGATCATGGGCGAGGACTACATCCGCACCGCGCGTGCCAAGGGCCTGCGCGAGCCGGTCGTCATCGGCAAGCACGCCATGCGCTCGACGATGACCCCGGTGCTCACCATCCTCGGCATGGACCTCGGCGCCCTCGTCGGCGGCGCGATCCTCACCGAGACGACGTTCAGCCTGCCCGGCATCGGCCAGGCGGCGGTGAAGGCGATCTCGGACAAGGACTTCCCGCTGATCCTCGGCGTCACGCTGATCGCGGCCGTCGCCGTGGTGGTGGCCAACCTCCTCGTAGACCTGCTGTACGCCGTCGTCGACCCGCGCGTGAGGCTGTCATGA
- the mnmA gene encoding tRNA 2-thiouridine(34) synthase MnmA has protein sequence MTDFPGAPTGPGDGRRLRVLAAMSGGVDSAVAAARAAEAGHDVTGVHLALSANPQSFRTGARGCCTIEDSHDARRAADVIGIPFYIWDLADRFRADVVDDFVAEYAAGRTPNPCLRCNEKIKFAALLDKAIALGFDAVCTGHYATVVANPDGSRELHRASDAAKDQSYVLGVLDERQLAHAMFPLGDTLTTKDEIRAEAARRGLSVAKKPDSHDICFIADGDTQGFLARRLGTADGDILDEDGNRLGTHSGAYGYTVGQRKGLRLGVPAADGKPRYVLDISPVDNTVTVGPAEALDVTALTAIRPRWCGTAPDGAGQRAYTAQLRAHGDDVPVIAELAGGELRVRFTGGAVRGVAPGQAVVLYDGTRVVGSATIATTERSRPAAASA, from the coding sequence ATGACTGACTTCCCCGGTGCACCCACAGGCCCTGGCGACGGCCGTCGCCTCCGCGTGCTCGCCGCGATGAGCGGTGGCGTCGACTCGGCCGTGGCGGCCGCCCGCGCCGCCGAAGCGGGGCACGACGTCACGGGCGTGCACCTCGCCCTCTCCGCGAACCCGCAGTCGTTCCGCACCGGAGCCCGCGGCTGCTGCACGATCGAGGACAGCCACGACGCCCGCCGCGCCGCGGACGTCATCGGCATCCCCTTCTACATCTGGGACCTCGCCGACCGCTTCCGCGCGGACGTCGTCGACGACTTCGTCGCCGAGTACGCCGCGGGCCGTACGCCCAACCCCTGCCTGCGCTGCAACGAGAAGATCAAGTTCGCCGCGCTGCTCGACAAGGCGATCGCCCTCGGCTTCGACGCCGTGTGCACCGGCCACTACGCCACCGTCGTGGCCAACCCCGACGGCTCCCGCGAGCTGCACCGCGCCTCCGACGCGGCCAAGGACCAGTCGTACGTCCTCGGCGTCCTCGACGAGCGGCAGCTGGCGCACGCCATGTTCCCGCTCGGCGACACCCTCACCACCAAGGACGAGATCCGGGCGGAGGCGGCCCGCCGCGGCCTGTCCGTGGCGAAGAAGCCGGACAGCCACGACATCTGCTTCATCGCCGACGGCGACACCCAGGGCTTCCTCGCGCGGCGCCTCGGCACCGCCGACGGCGACATCCTCGACGAGGACGGCAACCGCCTGGGCACCCACTCCGGCGCCTACGGCTACACCGTGGGCCAGCGCAAGGGGCTGCGCCTGGGCGTGCCGGCCGCCGACGGCAAGCCGCGCTACGTGCTCGACATCTCGCCGGTGGACAACACGGTGACCGTCGGCCCGGCCGAGGCCCTGGACGTCACGGCCCTGACCGCCATCCGCCCGCGCTGGTGCGGCACCGCACCCGACGGTGCCGGGCAGCGCGCGTACACCGCGCAGCTGCGCGCCCACGGCGACGACGTGCCCGTCATCGCCGAGCTGGCCGGCGGCGAACTGCGCGTCCGTTTCACCGGCGGAGCCGTCCGCGGCGTCGCGCCGGGCCAGGCGGTCGTGCTCTACGACGGCACGCGCGTCGTCGGCTCGGCGACGATCGCCACGACGGAGCGCAGCCGGCCGGCAGCCGCGAGCGCCTGA
- a CDS encoding ABC transporter permease encodes MTAPLHDTAETAVADVAADIPAKAIEGRSPGRIAWMRLKRDKVALAGGVIVVFLILVAIFAPLIVSALGHPPNDFHENKIDPLFGTPTGKWGGISGDYLFGVEPVNGRDVFSRIVYGTRISLLVAFLSAIVAVVLGTFFGIMAGYFGGWVDAAIGRVMDVLLAFPQLLFIMSLVSVMPNSLLGFSGTGVRMGVLVVVIGFFGWPYVGRIVRGQTLSLREREYVDAARSLGAGRGYILFRELLPNLVAPITVYATLMIPTNILTEAALSFLGVGVKPPTSSWGQMLFKALSFYETDPIFMLIPGLAIFITVLAFNLFGDGVRDALDPKGSR; translated from the coding sequence ATGACAGCACCGCTGCACGACACCGCCGAGACGGCCGTCGCCGACGTCGCCGCCGACATACCCGCGAAGGCCATCGAGGGGCGTTCGCCCGGGCGTATCGCATGGATGCGCCTCAAGCGCGACAAAGTGGCGCTGGCAGGCGGCGTGATCGTCGTCTTCCTCATCCTGGTCGCGATCTTCGCCCCCCTCATCGTCAGCGCCCTCGGTCATCCGCCGAACGACTTCCACGAGAACAAGATCGACCCGCTCTTCGGCACCCCCACCGGCAAGTGGGGCGGCATCAGCGGGGATTACCTCTTCGGTGTGGAGCCGGTCAACGGCCGCGACGTCTTCAGCCGCATCGTCTACGGGACGCGGATCTCCCTGCTGGTGGCCTTCCTGTCGGCGATCGTCGCGGTGGTCCTCGGCACCTTCTTCGGCATCATGGCCGGTTACTTCGGCGGCTGGGTCGACGCCGCCATCGGCCGCGTGATGGACGTCCTCCTGGCCTTCCCCCAGCTGCTCTTCATCATGTCCCTGGTCTCGGTCATGCCGAACTCGCTGCTGGGCTTCAGCGGCACCGGCGTTCGCATGGGCGTCCTGGTCGTCGTCATCGGGTTCTTCGGCTGGCCGTACGTCGGGCGCATCGTCCGCGGCCAGACCCTGAGCCTGAGGGAACGCGAGTACGTCGACGCGGCCCGCAGCCTCGGCGCCGGCCGCGGCTACATCCTCTTCCGGGAACTGCTGCCCAACCTCGTCGCCCCGATCACCGTCTACGCGACGCTGATGATCCCGACGAACATCCTCACCGAGGCCGCCCTGAGCTTCCTCGGGGTCGGCGTGAAGCCGCCCACCTCGTCGTGGGGACAGATGCTGTTCAAGGCGCTGTCCTTCTACGAGACGGACCCGATCTTCATGCTGATCCCGGGCCTGGCGATCTTCATCACCGTGCTCGCCTTCAACCTCTTCGGTGACGGCGTACGGGATGCGCTGGACCCGAAGGGCTCCCGCTAG
- a CDS encoding ABC transporter ATP-binding protein, which yields MTDLPIQKSGTGADAAPNEPVAGKAGQPTAFLEVRDLKVHFPTDDGLVKSVDGLSFQLEKGKTLGIVGESGSGKSVTSLAIMGLHRAGQYGRSKARMSGEIWLDGKELLSADPDEVRRLRGKDAAMIFQDPLSAMHPYFTVGAQIVEAYRVHHDVSKAVARKRAIEMLDRVGIPQPDKRVDDYPHQFSGGMRQRAMIAMALSNNPDLLIADEPTTALDVTVQAQILDLIRDLQKEFGSAVIIITHDLGVVAELADDILVMYGGRCVERGPADKVFYEPQHPYTWGLLGSMPRLDRERTERLNPVKGSPPSLINIPSGCAFHPRCPYAELTGGASTTVVPELREVGSRHHAACHLGAADRERIWTEEIAPKL from the coding sequence ATGACCGACCTCCCCATCCAGAAGTCCGGCACCGGGGCGGATGCCGCGCCGAACGAGCCGGTGGCCGGGAAGGCGGGGCAGCCCACGGCGTTCCTGGAGGTCCGCGACCTCAAGGTGCACTTCCCGACCGACGACGGTCTGGTGAAGTCCGTCGACGGCCTCTCCTTCCAGCTGGAGAAGGGCAAGACCCTCGGCATCGTCGGCGAGTCCGGCTCCGGCAAGTCGGTGACGTCCCTGGCGATCATGGGTCTGCACCGGGCCGGCCAGTACGGCCGCAGCAAGGCGCGGATGTCCGGCGAGATCTGGCTCGACGGCAAGGAGCTGCTCTCGGCCGACCCGGACGAGGTCCGGCGGCTGCGCGGCAAGGACGCCGCGATGATCTTCCAGGACCCGCTGTCCGCGATGCACCCCTACTTCACCGTCGGCGCGCAGATCGTCGAGGCGTACCGGGTGCACCACGACGTGTCCAAGGCCGTGGCCCGCAAGCGCGCGATCGAGATGCTCGACCGCGTCGGCATCCCGCAGCCCGACAAGCGGGTCGACGACTACCCGCACCAGTTCTCCGGCGGCATGCGGCAGCGCGCGATGATCGCCATGGCGCTGTCCAACAACCCCGACCTGCTCATCGCGGACGAGCCGACCACCGCGCTCGACGTGACCGTGCAGGCGCAGATCCTGGACCTCATCCGGGACCTGCAGAAGGAGTTCGGCTCCGCGGTCATCATCATCACCCACGACCTCGGCGTCGTCGCCGAGCTCGCGGACGACATCCTGGTGATGTACGGCGGACGCTGCGTGGAGCGCGGACCGGCCGACAAGGTCTTCTACGAGCCGCAACACCCCTACACCTGGGGCCTGCTGGGCTCGATGCCCCGCCTGGACCGTGAGCGCACCGAACGGCTCAACCCGGTCAAGGGCTCGCCGCCGAGCCTCATCAACATTCCGTCCGGCTGCGCCTTCCACCCGCGCTGCCCGTACGCGGAGCTCACCGGCGGCGCCAGCACCACCGTCGTTCCGGAACTGCGCGAGGTCGGCAGCCGGCACCACGCCGCGTGCCACCTGGGCGCGGCGGACCGGGAGCGCATCTGGACCGAAGAGATTGCGCCGAAGCTGTGA
- a CDS encoding SDR family oxidoreductase, with protein sequence MSIHLITGAGSGIGAVVAQRLLDRGDELWLLARNAGRAKELADRFPGARTLVGDLAEPERLSWALGHQSPPDRLDSLLHVAGVVDLGQVGELTPKTWNRTLAANLVGPAELTRLVLPQLRLSRGHVVFVNSGAGLNAHAEWGAYAASKHGLKALADSLRHEEHANGVRVTSVYPGRTATPMQAKVHQQEGKTYDPSRWIAPESVATAILTAVDLPRDAEINDLTIRPGA encoded by the coding sequence ATGTCGATTCACCTGATCACCGGCGCCGGCTCCGGCATCGGCGCCGTCGTGGCGCAGCGCCTCCTCGACCGCGGCGACGAACTGTGGCTGCTGGCCCGCAACGCCGGACGCGCCAAGGAGCTGGCCGACCGCTTCCCGGGCGCGCGCACCCTCGTCGGTGACCTCGCGGAGCCGGAGCGGCTGTCCTGGGCCCTGGGCCATCAGTCGCCGCCGGACCGGCTGGACTCCCTGCTGCACGTCGCGGGCGTCGTGGACCTGGGGCAGGTCGGCGAGCTGACCCCGAAGACCTGGAACCGGACGCTCGCCGCCAACCTCGTGGGCCCGGCCGAGCTGACCCGCCTCGTCCTGCCCCAACTGCGGCTCTCCCGCGGGCACGTGGTCTTCGTCAACTCCGGCGCCGGGCTGAACGCGCACGCCGAGTGGGGCGCCTACGCGGCCAGCAAGCACGGCCTCAAGGCGCTCGCCGACTCCCTGCGCCACGAGGAGCACGCGAACGGGGTGCGGGTCACCTCCGTCTACCCGGGCCGCACCGCCACGCCGATGCAGGCCAAGGTGCACCAGCAGGAGGGCAAGACGTACGACCCCTCGCGCTGGATCGCCCCCGAGTCGGTGGCGACGGCGATCCTGACGGCGGTCGACCTGCCGCGGGACGCCGAGATCAACGACCTGACGATCCGGCCGGGAGCCTGA
- a CDS encoding dipeptide ABC transporter ATP-binding protein encodes MTIPQQSTADGSDALLKVSGLVKHFPITKGLLRRQVGAVKAVDGIDFHVNPGETLGVVGESGCGKSTMGRLITRLLEPTGGKIEFEGRDITHLGTSGMRPLRRDVQMIFQDPYSSLNPRHTVGTIVGAPFRLQKVQTENGVKKEVQNLLELVGLNPEHYNRYPHEFSGGQRQRIGIARALALKPKLVVADEPVSALDVSIQAQVVNLLDDLQSELGLTYVIIAHDLSVIRHVSDRIAVMYLGKIVEVADREDLYTKPMHPYTNALLSAVPVPDPKRRAKRERILLTGDVPSPIAPPPGCRFHTRCWKATEVCKTTEPPLALLATGHQVACHHPENTGDSGSGTAGKTAEKA; translated from the coding sequence ATGACGATCCCCCAGCAGTCGACCGCCGACGGGTCGGATGCGCTGCTCAAGGTGAGCGGCCTGGTCAAGCACTTCCCGATCACCAAGGGTCTGCTGCGGCGCCAGGTCGGCGCGGTCAAGGCCGTCGACGGCATCGACTTCCACGTCAACCCCGGGGAGACCCTCGGCGTGGTCGGCGAGTCCGGCTGCGGCAAGTCCACCATGGGCCGGCTGATCACCCGGCTGCTCGAACCGACCGGCGGGAAGATCGAGTTCGAGGGCCGGGACATCACGCACCTGGGCACCTCGGGCATGCGCCCGCTCCGCCGCGACGTGCAGATGATCTTCCAGGACCCGTACTCCTCCCTCAACCCGCGGCACACCGTCGGCACCATCGTCGGCGCGCCGTTCCGGCTGCAGAAGGTGCAGACGGAGAACGGGGTGAAGAAGGAGGTGCAGAACCTCCTGGAGCTGGTCGGCCTCAACCCCGAGCACTACAACCGCTACCCGCACGAGTTCTCCGGCGGTCAGCGGCAGCGCATCGGCATCGCCCGCGCGCTGGCGCTCAAGCCCAAGCTCGTGGTCGCGGACGAGCCGGTGTCGGCGCTCGACGTCTCCATCCAGGCCCAGGTGGTCAACCTCCTGGACGACTTGCAGAGCGAGCTCGGCCTGACCTACGTGATCATCGCGCACGACCTGTCGGTCATCCGCCACGTGTCGGACCGCATCGCGGTCATGTACCTCGGCAAGATCGTCGAGGTCGCCGACCGCGAGGACCTGTACACCAAGCCGATGCACCCGTACACCAACGCGCTGCTCTCCGCGGTGCCGGTGCCGGACCCGAAGCGGCGCGCCAAGCGCGAGCGGATCCTGCTGACCGGCGACGTCCCGTCGCCGATCGCCCCGCCGCCCGGCTGCCGCTTCCACACCCGCTGCTGGAAGGCGACCGAGGTCTGCAAGACCACGGAGCCCCCGCTGGCCCTCCTGGCCACCGGGCACCAGGTGGCCTGCCACCACCCGGAGAACACCGGCGACTCCGGCAGCGGCACGGCCGGGAAGACGGCCGAGAAGGCCTAG
- a CDS encoding cysteine desulfurase, translating into MAYLDHAATTPMLPEAVEAMTAHLAVTGNASSLHAAGRRARRTVEESRESLAAALGARPSEIVFTAGGTEADNLAVKGLYWARRDADPRRTRVLASPVEHHAVLDAVDWLATHEGARVEWLPVDAYGRVHPEALREAIARDPGDVALATVMWANNEVGTIFPVTELSAVAREFEVPLHSDAVQALGQVEVDFAASGLDAMTVTGHKVGGPYGVGALVLRREIGPVPVLHGGGQERGVRSGTLDVPAVAAFAVAGTLAAQRREDFAREIGALRDDLVARVREAVPEAILNGDPAPGGRLPASAHFSFPGCEGDSLLMLLDAQGIECSTGSACTAGVPQPSHVLLAMGADPDLARGSLRFSLGHTSTAEDVAVLGEAIAPAVARARSAGLM; encoded by the coding sequence ATGGCCTACCTCGACCACGCCGCCACGACCCCGATGCTGCCGGAGGCCGTCGAGGCGATGACCGCGCACCTCGCCGTCACGGGCAACGCATCCTCCCTCCACGCGGCCGGCCGCCGGGCCAGGCGCACGGTGGAGGAGTCCCGGGAGTCCCTGGCCGCCGCGCTCGGCGCCCGCCCCAGCGAGATCGTCTTCACCGCGGGCGGCACCGAGGCCGACAACCTTGCGGTCAAGGGTCTGTACTGGGCCCGCCGCGACGCCGACCCCCGGCGCACCCGGGTCCTCGCCAGCCCCGTCGAGCACCACGCCGTCCTCGACGCCGTCGACTGGCTCGCCACGCACGAGGGCGCCCGGGTCGAATGGCTCCCGGTCGACGCCTACGGGCGCGTCCACCCCGAGGCCCTGCGCGAGGCCATCGCCCGCGACCCGGGCGATGTGGCCCTCGCCACGGTGATGTGGGCCAACAACGAGGTCGGCACGATCTTCCCGGTCACGGAACTCAGTGCGGTGGCCCGGGAGTTCGAGGTGCCGCTGCACTCCGACGCCGTCCAGGCCCTCGGGCAGGTCGAGGTCGACTTCGCGGCGTCCGGGCTCGACGCGATGACCGTCACCGGGCACAAGGTCGGCGGCCCGTACGGCGTCGGGGCCCTGGTGCTCCGGCGCGAGATCGGCCCGGTCCCCGTCCTCCACGGCGGCGGCCAGGAGCGCGGCGTACGCTCCGGCACGCTCGACGTCCCCGCGGTCGCCGCGTTCGCCGTCGCCGGGACGCTCGCCGCGCAGCGGCGCGAGGACTTCGCCCGGGAGATCGGCGCCCTGCGCGACGACCTGGTCGCCCGGGTCCGCGAGGCCGTCCCCGAGGCCATCCTCAACGGCGACCCCGCCCCCGGCGGCCGCCTCCCCGCCAGCGCCCACTTCTCCTTCCCCGGGTGCGAGGGGGACTCCCTGCTGATGCTGCTCGACGCCCAGGGCATCGAGTGCTCCACCGGGTCCGCGTGCACCGCCGGCGTCCCCCAGCCCAGCCACGTCCTCCTCGCCATGGGCGCCGACCCCGACCTCGCGCGGGGCTCCCTGCGCTTCTCCCTCGGGCACACCTCGACGGCGGAGGACGTCGCGGTCCTCGGCGAGGCGATCGCCCCCGCCGTGGCCCGCGCCCGCAGCGCGGGCCTGATGTAG
- a CDS encoding trimeric intracellular cation channel family protein — protein MQTELFSHSVQHVLDLVGIFVFAISGALLAVRKNYDVFGMAVLAEVTALGGGLIRDLIIGAVPPAAFTDLGYFLTPLIATTVVFFLHPQVERINTTINIFDAAGLGLFCVAGTTKAYDYGLNLTASATLGLATAVGGGVLRDLLGNEVPSLLRWDRDLYAVPAIVGATVVVVLIKFQALTPGTGVLAVISAFVLRLLAMRFHWRAPRAWHRRTTAAEELHL, from the coding sequence GTGCAAACCGAACTGTTCAGCCACTCCGTCCAGCACGTGCTCGACCTCGTCGGAATCTTCGTCTTCGCGATCTCCGGCGCGCTGCTCGCCGTACGCAAGAACTACGACGTCTTCGGCATGGCGGTCCTCGCCGAGGTCACCGCGCTGGGCGGAGGGCTGATCAGGGACCTGATCATCGGGGCGGTCCCGCCGGCCGCCTTCACCGACCTCGGCTACTTCCTGACCCCGCTGATCGCCACCACGGTGGTGTTCTTCCTGCACCCCCAGGTCGAGCGGATCAACACCACCATCAACATCTTCGACGCCGCCGGCCTCGGGCTCTTCTGCGTCGCCGGCACCACCAAGGCCTACGACTACGGCCTCAACCTCACCGCCTCCGCCACCCTGGGGCTCGCCACCGCCGTCGGCGGCGGCGTCCTGCGCGACCTGCTCGGCAACGAGGTCCCCTCCCTGCTGCGCTGGGACCGCGACCTGTACGCGGTGCCGGCCATCGTGGGGGCCACCGTCGTGGTGGTGCTCATCAAATTCCAGGCCCTGACCCCCGGCACCGGGGTGCTCGCCGTCATCAGCGCCTTCGTCCTCAGGCTGCTGGCCATGCGCTTCCACTGGCGCGCCCCCCGCGCCTGGCACCGGCGCACCACCGCGGCGGAGGAGCTCCACCTGTAG
- a CDS encoding ABC transporter substrate-binding protein codes for MVAALLSTAACGGGGGGGKSDGNAKAPGFNAAVNKVANASDKKGGTLKFIGTQDADSWDPQRGYYGFMWDFARYYTRQLVSFTPEPGLGSTTLKPDLASGLAKVSDGGKTYTYTLKDGLKWEDGSPLTSKDIKYGIERIWAQDVISGGPIYLQQVLDPKGEYKGPYKDTSPDKLGLKAIETPDDKTITFHLATPNSDFEQMLAMPSGSPVPAAKDTGAKYGLKPFSSGPYKFESYTPNKSMVLVRNTNWSASTDDLRKALPDKITVTLTTNADDMDKRLINGDYDLDLNATGVGQAARAEVLGKNKGNADNPDTGFIRYAVFPTTVKPMDNIHCRKAVILAADHKSLQTARGGPQAGGAIAPNMLPLGIKGADGNYDPYNVLKDTSGNVEEAKKELKACGQPNGFKTTIAVRNNKPIEIATAESLQESLKKVGITTELDEFDGAQTSGIIGAPKTVKSKNYGIIIMGWGADFPSGQGFLQPLVDSRFILESGNNNFAEIKDKSIDGLFDQALQQTDANAAAELYKQINQKVSEGAYYLPFTFEKNIIWRSSRLTNVYTADAYNGRYDYASLGVQ; via the coding sequence GTGGTCGCCGCACTGCTGTCCACCGCCGCTTGCGGCGGAGGCGGCGGTGGCGGCAAGTCCGACGGCAACGCCAAGGCCCCCGGATTCAACGCCGCCGTCAACAAGGTGGCGAACGCGTCCGACAAGAAGGGCGGCACGCTCAAGTTCATCGGGACGCAGGACGCCGACTCCTGGGACCCGCAGCGTGGCTACTACGGCTTCATGTGGGACTTCGCCCGGTACTACACCCGTCAGCTGGTCTCCTTCACCCCGGAGCCGGGTCTCGGCAGCACCACGCTGAAGCCGGACCTCGCCAGCGGCCTCGCGAAGGTCAGCGACGGCGGCAAGACCTACACGTACACCCTGAAGGACGGCTTGAAGTGGGAGGACGGCTCCCCGCTGACCTCCAAGGACATCAAGTACGGCATCGAGCGCATCTGGGCGCAGGACGTCATCTCCGGCGGCCCGATCTACCTGCAGCAGGTGCTCGACCCCAAGGGTGAGTACAAGGGCCCGTACAAGGACACCTCGCCCGACAAGCTCGGTCTGAAGGCCATCGAGACGCCGGACGACAAGACCATCACCTTCCACCTGGCGACGCCGAACAGCGACTTCGAGCAGATGCTCGCGATGCCGTCCGGCTCCCCGGTCCCCGCGGCCAAGGACACCGGCGCGAAGTACGGCCTCAAGCCGTTCTCCAGCGGCCCGTACAAGTTCGAGTCGTACACGCCGAACAAGTCGATGGTCCTGGTCCGCAACACCAACTGGAGCGCGTCCACCGACGACCTCCGCAAGGCGCTGCCGGACAAGATCACGGTCACCCTGACCACCAACGCCGACGACATGGACAAGCGCCTGATCAACGGCGACTACGACCTGGACCTCAACGCCACCGGCGTCGGCCAGGCCGCGCGCGCCGAGGTGCTCGGCAAGAACAAGGGCAACGCCGACAACCCGGACACCGGCTTCATCCGTTACGCGGTCTTCCCGACCACGGTCAAGCCGATGGACAACATCCACTGCCGCAAGGCGGTCATCCTCGCCGCCGACCACAAGTCGCTGCAGACCGCCCGTGGCGGCCCGCAGGCCGGCGGCGCCATCGCCCCGAACATGCTCCCGCTGGGCATCAAGGGCGCCGACGGCAACTACGACCCGTACAACGTCCTGAAGGACACCTCGGGCAACGTCGAAGAGGCCAAGAAGGAGCTCAAGGCCTGCGGCCAGCCCAACGGCTTCAAGACCACGATCGCGGTCCGCAACAACAAGCCGATCGAGATCGCCACGGCCGAGTCGCTGCAGGAGTCGCTGAAGAAGGTCGGCATCACCACCGAGCTCGACGAGTTCGACGGTGCGCAGACCTCCGGCATCATCGGTGCCCCGAAGACGGTCAAGTCCAAGAACTACGGCATCATCATCATGGGCTGGGGCGCCGACTTCCCGTCGGGCCAGGGCTTCCTCCAGCCGCTGGTCGACAGCCGGTTCATCCTGGAGAGCGGCAACAACAACTTCGCCGAGATCAAGGACAAGTCGATCGACGGCCTGTTCGACCAGGCGCTGCAGCAGACCGACGCGAACGCCGCGGCCGAGCTGTACAAGCAGATCAACCAGAAGGTCTCCGAGGGCGCGTACTACCTGCCCTTCACCTTCGAGAAGAACATCATCTGGCGCAGCTCCCGCCTGACCAACGTCTACACGGCCGACGCGTACAACGGCCGCTACGACTACGCCTCGCTGGGCGTGCAGTAA
- a CDS encoding TIGR00730 family Rossman fold protein, with protein MNICVFLSAADLEPRYTEPARQFAELIGKGGHTLVWGGSDVGLMKVMADGVQEHGGRLVGVSVEFLAAKARKGADEMVIAADLAERKAELLARADAVVVMVGGTGTLDEATEILELKKHGLHTKPVVLLNTAGFYDGLKEQFQRMDEEGFLPLPLADLVFFAEDGVSALAYLEENAGIA; from the coding sequence ATGAACATCTGCGTCTTCCTCTCCGCCGCCGACCTCGAGCCCCGCTACACCGAACCCGCCCGCCAGTTCGCCGAGTTGATCGGCAAGGGCGGGCACACCCTGGTGTGGGGCGGCTCGGACGTGGGCCTGATGAAGGTGATGGCGGACGGAGTGCAGGAGCACGGCGGGCGCCTGGTCGGGGTCTCGGTGGAGTTCCTCGCGGCCAAGGCCCGTAAGGGCGCCGACGAGATGGTGATCGCGGCCGACCTCGCCGAGCGCAAGGCGGAGCTGCTGGCCCGCGCGGACGCCGTGGTGGTCATGGTGGGCGGCACCGGCACGCTGGACGAGGCGACCGAGATCCTGGAGCTGAAGAAGCACGGGCTGCACACCAAGCCGGTCGTCCTGCTCAACACGGCGGGCTTCTACGACGGGCTCAAGGAGCAGTTCCAGCGCATGGACGAGGAGGGCTTCCTGCCGCTGCCCCTCGCCGACCTGGTGTTCTTCGCCGAGGACGGCGTCTCGGCGCTCGCCTATCTGGAGGAGAACGCCGGCATCGCGTGA